The Methylomonas montana DNA window ATCAAAGTTCTCTCGTAAGCGGCAATTGCTTTGGTGGCGTTGTCCTTGGTAATGGCTTCCGCATCGCTGCCGAAGGCCAATTCGAAGGCCTGGCGATAACCTTTGATGGTTTTCAAGCGAGCCACCACGTCATCCCAGCTTTTCATACCCATTTCGATCGGGTTGGTAACAGGGCCGGCGGCTTGCGCTTCCAGACTGTCGGCGCGGCCGTCCCAGAACTGGACTTTATTGAACGCGGCGTTCCAAACGGTCGGCGCACTGCGGCCGCCGGTTTGGCCGTTGACGCCCATGGCGTTAGGACGGTTGTCTTCGCCGCCCAGCATGATGTTATGGCAAGACGCACAAGCCACAGTGCCAGTCGAAGACAAACGAGGATCGTGATACAGCATTTTGCCCAATGTCACTTTTTCGGCTGTTGTGGGATTGTCGGCCGGGGCCGGTGCCGTAGTCGGCAGCGCATCGGACGCTATTGCAGACAAGGAACCGGTAAGCGCTATCGCGGAAACCAGCATACGAAATTTAAACATGTCATCCTCCTAAGTAATTATTGTTAGCCAAGGGCTGCCGAATTGTAAGATATTGGCGCTCGGCAGGTAAATTAAATTGCATGCCCCAGCCAAACTACAGCGGAAATTTTTGCCGTAATTCAGCTAATTGTGACAGTGCATCGTCGATTGCAAACCGGTCGATTTTTTTGGCGACATCCTCGAACAGCGGCTGGTACTCACAACCGACCATGCGTAGCCGTAACTGCTCCAACAGCGTTTCCGCAGCGCCCAGGTCAGTTTCCAATAACAGAGATAGTTTGGCCAAATCCGCCGCCATATCGGCTTTTACGACCTGTTCGCTGCCGCTGGAAGCCATCACGGCATTAGCGGTTTCCACCGTCTGTAATGCCTGTATTTCCGACACCACCCGCTGCAGTAAAACTTCCATCCGCTGCAGGTGCTCGGTTGGCGGTATTTCGTTTTGCTTGAGGACGATATCGACGCCGGCAGCGGCTTCGAATAATTCGACTGCGCCCAAATTGCCGCTAACGCCTTTCAGCGCATGACAACGTTCCTCCGCCTGCCTCAGTTCGCCAGCATTAATCAGTCCACGAATTTCCGCGACCACATCCGGATAATGTTCCCGAAACCGGTATAACTGCTTGCGATAGGCATCGGCATTCCCGCCAATCCGGCGTATGCCCTGCA harbors:
- a CDS encoding cytochrome-c peroxidase, translating into MFKFRMLVSAIALTGSLSAIASDALPTTAPAPADNPTTAEKVTLGKMLYHDPRLSSTGTVACASCHNIMLGGEDNRPNAMGVNGQTGGRSAPTVWNAAFNKVQFWDGRADSLEAQAAGPVTNPIEMGMKSWDDVVARLKTIKGYRQAFELAFGSDAEAITKDNATKAIAAYERTLITPNSAYDKYVKGDKDALTEQQVRGMKKAVEIGCTSCHSGPAFNGPGTFQKFPVTSSGYFEAQYHFSKDKGLAEVTKKDSDEHLWKVPTLRNVALTAPYFHNGSVKTLDRAVWLMAKLQLNKELSDDDVADIVAFLNGLTGEFPAQTMPQLPGTPGTTFN